Proteins from a single region of Parabacteroides sp. FAFU027:
- a CDS encoding transposase, with protein sequence MDWVDIFTRPRYKHIIMDSLRYCQTEKGLIIYAWVLMSNHLHMIVGSEGVKMVSDIMRDFKKFTSKEILRTLQTDPQESRREWMLNR encoded by the coding sequence GTGGACTGGGTAGATATATTTACCCGACCGAGGTATAAGCATATTATCATGGATTCATTGCGGTATTGCCAGACTGAAAAGGGATTAATTATTTATGCGTGGGTACTGATGTCAAATCATTTGCACATGATTGTAGGCTCGGAAGGTGTTAAAATGGTATCGGATATTATGCGGGATTTCAAGAAGTTTACGAGTAAGGAGATTCTTCGTACCTTGCAGACGGATCCGCAGGAAAGTAGGCGGGAGTGGATGCTTAATCGATAG